ATGGATACTACTATACTCTATGTCACCACTATGTGAGGATAATCTTGTTTATCACACCTCTATAGGGCACTTTATGCTATGTGGAAATAATATTTAATCAGGggaactgggaacttaaagtggccctggaaataaaGCTAAAATTGTCCCCTATGTTGTAGGTAGGTCCAAAAACACAAATAGGTGGAGCCAACAATTCCATATTGCGGCACAAAATACCTCTCCAGCAGACCAAAATTCCACAgggcaacacaatatactgccccagcaaaaccaaatgccACAATGCATTGCAAAATAATGCcagagcagaaccaaatacctccTAAGAatctgcccctctgtggtggccagtgcCAGATGCCACATTCCATCCTCCTATtccagttgcctcaggatggTAATACAGTTCAATCCAGGAGTCAGGAGTGAATCCGGCCAAGTACATAAGTGCTTGACGACCCCAGCATTAAACTGTGGGAGCTTTAGACCATTACTATGGGGAGGGCTCAGATGGCCCCTGGACATTGGCCAGCTGGAAAGTTGCCCTGTAGGTTTAATGTCCAGTCCTCCCCTGCATATAAAAATAGACAAGAACTCCCTTTAGTTAGTGATTTGTTAGTGGAGACCCTCACACTATGACATTCACATGTCCTAACGCAGCTTTTGGAAAGGCGTCCATGTGAGTTGCCTGTAACAAGCTGTGGTGACACTTTCCAAAATTTGCTATGGCTCTCTTAGATATCTAGTCCCCTTACTACTGGAAATCTAGTAGTAAAGACAATCTACTGACCCAAAGGCTTGGCAAACATGGTGGCCCTCCAGTCCCCAATTCCACGGCAATAAATTGGCAGAGGGAATTCAATACATCCAGCAGAACCAGGAAATTTACAGTATCTCCGTGATACATTTATGCCTAATGATTTCTGTCTCCGTTACAGGAGCTTGTTCAGTCACCACGTCTGTTCTCTGATGGTGGCATCAGTCCACGGGATTTGCAGCAGGGCAGTCTGGGCAACTGCTGGTTTGTtgcagctgtttcttgtctggctGGTGATCCATCAATTTGGAAGAAGGTAAGTCACCTCCATTTCTGAGGTAGACTATCTGGGAGGGACCCTATCGAACCTCCACAAGAACCATATGCCCATATACCTCTGAGGCTGGTGACCACTTGCACTCTATGGACCTGTCACCTGTGCAGTCAGGACAACAAAGACCAGTGGGGAAGAAGGAGcagcagtacttttttttttttttttttttttaaacgtcaaCTTAGATAACCTTATTTAATTATTCTAATCTACTATGGAAACTCCTTCAGAAAGTTACTAGATGTTGGATATCCACTGTGTGGGAGCTGCAAATGTCTTGAGAAACTGGTTTCCCCTGTTTCTGTTACATCTAGTGACTCAGTAGCTTTGCACTTGTTGGGTGGGATTTTTTCCTAAAGATTGCACCCTGTCTACGTTCCAGGAATGTTACTCAGGGCTTGATTGCTACATGTCATAGATACAATCCAGAACacctcttgtatatagtgatatagatcCTGCTGTTATAatctgggcatcttctgtatataattataacaTATACAATGTGGTGTACATGGGGATATGGACCATGTGGGTATACATGTGGATAtactatttttttcccccttcaatctgaagcccctttaaaaaaaatgcttctatTTTTTGCAATGAACATCCCAAACCTGTACCCTCCCCCTTCAGAACACTCAGGTATAGCAAAGATGCTCTTGATCTATAGCAGTCCATAAAGTCCACTTCGTAAAAGCGTCTGACAGAAGATCTTGTTCGTTCCACTCTCACCCTCACCACCCCAAGTAGGAATACAGCAAATGTATGGGAAATCCAAGAGAAGATTAGTATCATTAAGAAGATAAAGGCATAATTGAAGGTGTCCCCTCCAAAAAGGCCCTTCACCTCTACCAGGGTAGACATGGAGGCACCATCCAGTGATCCGAGCTCCAGCCCCAATCATGGTGCAGGAGTCAGTTCCAGCCTCAACTGCAGATCACTCTGGGCCCAAACAATATCTCTGGAGTTCCCTGGAAGCCAAACCAGGGGCATCCATCCAAGCCACCCACATCTTCATACGTTTAGAGATTGCACCCCTATTCCTATATATCCCTCTTTCAAGGTTAATCCACCAGTTAAGTTTGGATATATTCTCAGTTATCCTAGGATTACATTTATCCAGCCAATTTAAATTCTGCGCCATTTACAACATTCTTGCTACTGCTAATTTATCAGGCTTGGTGATTGGTAGGTCCTCGACATATCCCCGCACACATACAAAGGGAGTCAAATCAACTGCAACAGAATACAGAAAGTGGATGATATGAAACCCTTTTTAACCATGTCTTCTACCACAGGTTATACCTTCTCCTGAAGAACAAGACTGGCCTAACTCTGGTGGAAGTTCCCCACATTGTGGAATCTTCAGGTTCCGCTTTTGGCGCTTTGGCCGTTGGGTAGAGGTTGTTACTGATGACCGTCTGCCCACATCTGGAGGGGAGCTGATATTCTGTAGGCCTGGTCAGAAGGGCAATGTGTTCTGGTGTTCGCTACTTGAGAAGGCTTATGCAAAGTAAGTCACACTCTACTCTTGTGGTGTCTGTTTTATTCTTTCTTGATCAAACCTTTTTCCTCTTCTGCCATGTTATATTGTGCCCTTTTGTAGACTTATTGGGAATTATGAAGCCCTAGATGGAGGCAGCACGGCTGAAGCTCTCATTGACTTTACTGGTGGAGTTTCCGAGACCATCAGTCTTTGTGAAGGGAATTATGGGTCAGATGAGGAAAAAAAGAAGTTATTTAAGTCTTTGATGAAAGCCTACTCTCGGGCATCTCTCATTTGTGCGGCCATTCGGGTAAAGATTGTTTATAAAGTTTTGTCCTTCCACCTGATACTATTATTAAGTCAAAACTAGGCCATATTGAGGGGCGATAATGGGTGCTTCCAAGGATTAGACCAGATATGGGTCATGTAGATGGATGAGGAGAGTAGAAGAGATGATCATTAGACTATGTTGTGGTCAGAAATAAATAGCTTGCTGTAAGGAATGGTACTGCGATTCTGGACTATTTAAAAATATTAAGCATTCTCCATGATTTGGTGGAGAATGGGGCTATGGAGGTGAGTTGAAGATAATAAAGACTTCCAATAATTGGGTTTAAAATTGAGATGCGTAAGGTATAGTAATGAATCATTAAGCTAAAATCTTTACCCATTAGACTGTGAGATATAGAGTGGTCTTGAAAATGGGGCCAGGTTAgtgtagatcagggatcagcaaccttcggcactccagctgttgtaaaactacaactcccggcatgctCTTTCCACTTGTATGGGAGTTTAGAGAGCAGCCAAGAAAGAGTGCATGATggaagatgtagtttcacaacacctggagtgccggaggttgctggccCCTGGTGTAGATGGTAAGACAGAATTGGGTCTAGACATAGATAATAAGCTTTCTTGATCAGAAAGAGACCCTGAGGACACAGCCAGAATCTAGCCATGGAGGCCATGAAAAGTCCTACAAATCAAACCAGAATTAGTCAATGGAACATACAATAACAAGGGTTTTCAAAATTTGGTTAAGAATTGGGAGGAGATAATGAGTGTTTCTGTTAATGGGACAGAATTTAGATTGGTAAGAAGAGATAGTGAATCCCAATGATTGGGACAGAATCAGGTCATTTAGGGGACAGTGATGATTCCCAGTTATCTGGGCAAATATTTGAGTGCTTCCAAGTTCCAGAAGCCCTTAAAATTTAGCAAGGAAATTCCACCTGATTATTTCTATGATAAAACTAATTTGATTTCTCTTTCGATCCAGCCAAGTTCAAGTCAAGCCTTTGAAGAGGTCCTTTCCAGTGGCCTCGTAACAGGCCATGCCTACAGTGTCACCGCCATTAGGAATATAAATCTACACTCCGGACTATTGTCGCTTTTTCGGACACATAAATTGCGGCTCATTCGTTTACGAAATCCCTGGGGAAGCGGAGAGTGGAAGGGAGCCTGGAGTGATGAGTAAGGGATGAATGGAGACACAAAGGAAAGCTATGGGCTGGAAGTTTAAGCCACTTGATGGGGACACATATTTGTCTTTTTGTAGGTCGGATGAATGGAAGAAAGTAAGtcgaagagagagagaaaagttgggggtcactgttaacGATGATGGAGAATTCTGGTAAGTGTTGACTAAGGATCAAATTGTCCTTGGCAATGTATGCATGTGGCTCTCTTCATTGAAGTCTAATGGTGTCACTGGCTTGGCTGTCTCTCTACCTCCTATAGGGGGGCTACCTGTAAACTGAGCAACCACTTTTCTATATAACTGCCATAGACTCAAATGGGGTATAAGTTCAAGAGGTGGGATGGAGGTTACCCCAAATTTTATGTTCAGAGCCACCACCAACCTAACTCTGGTCTTTGGCATGGACATATAAATAAATGCAACTACCCCATAGGTCAAGCATTCTGTGGTGGTTCCAGCTTATGGTATGTACCCTTCTGCACATGTGATGATGTCAGAAGAGTGCCATGGCTGCTGGTGCTTACATAGGTCCTACTTTTCTAGGATGAGTTGGGTTGACTTCTGCTCTCACTTCACTGATATTACTCTCTGCCGACGAGTCAACACTCACCTTCTGAGCACTCAGAAGACATGGAAAGAAGAATCGGCCTTTTCAGCTTGGAAGCAGCATTCTGATCCCCTGAGAGACAGGAGTGGTGGCTGTCCAAATTATAAGGACACCTACTTACACAACCCACAGGTATAAAACATCACAATTAGAGGGACATTTTGACCTAATCATGCCACGTCCCCGAATATTTCAATGCCTGAAAGCCTCTGGCACAGATAATATAATACAGTAGTAATATACAGGAGACAAATGCTCTAACTAAGTCTCTTGTGTTACAGTTCTGCTTTGATGTCACGTTAGACCAGGACAATGTTCTCATCTCTCTGGAGCAGGAAGACCGAAGAACCCAGCGTACAGCAGGGGGCGGCGAGAACCTGCCTATTGGATTCTTTCTTTTTAAGGTTCCAGACAGTAAAAGTAGACGTTTTACTTGTACTATATCTTAGTCTTCTGCCCTTTATTATTCATTGTACTTTCTTCTGTCAGGTGGAGATGAATCGCAAATACCGGCTACATGTCACTCCCCAAAAAGTTACTTCTTCAACATACATAAACTCGCGCAGTGTCTTGGTTCACACTGAGCTGCCACAGGGTCGCTATGTCATCCTCCCAACCACTTTTCATCCCGGGGTGACTGGGTCCTTCTTCTTGAGGGTGTATACAGACTGCGCAAGCCACCTTAGGTAAACAACTTAGCCCAAGAGATATTCTAGTAGATACCAGTGACTAAAGAATCAACATTTTAATCACTAATGGACATAAGGGCtggttttttctttacttttaatATACCATTGATTGTAAGAGACAGGGTAGGAAATATACTGCCctgtcaccaaggactgcaaatGGTATGTTTCTTTGGGTCATTTCGGTAACAAAGAACCATAAAAAGGCTCCAATACATTATATTTACTAGGGTATAAACAAACATGGGCAAATATGTGAAAACTACTGATAGATTTTGGCTCACAGGGAACTCAAGCAAGATGCTCCTCAGCCTTCCTGTATGTCTTTCCTGGTGGGTACTCCACGAGTGGTCACTACCATCACAGTGCATGCAGCATCAGGACTATCAATGCCAGGGAATAGCAGAGGTACAGTATTACTTCTATAGTAACATTTTACACTCTTCAAAATATACTGACCAATGTTTTTCCTTGTAGACCCCGCTGTCTATGCTAAGGTTCACTGCGAGGGCAAAAAAGTGACCTCAAGGACAGTCAAGGGACAGAATCCAGAGTTTGACCTGAAAGCGGTATTTTACCGCAAACATGAGAAGCGACCTATAATTGTGCAGGTTGGTTGCTTTcctacttttatattttttgctcaCGTCAGGTCCTCTGAAAAGTCCCTTCTGCACCATATCAAGATTGGCTAGCTTTAGTGTGGGGATTCGCCAGTGCAAATGGACCAATGATAGGAGCCTCATTTTAATGGTCCAGATGTCTACAACAGAGTAGAAGGTACCTGTGTGAACATGTACATGCCACTCAGGACAGATGATCCTGGGTCTTAAATAGTCTTCATGTTTACCTAAACAGGGATCCTTCCTTTTCTTTGGCCCCATAGCTGCCTCCATGATCTTAAGGTCTAATAGACCAGGAACCAACTGCTAAACTTCAAATTGTACTTTTCTATTTCAGGTTTGGCTGTCTCGCTGGACCAGGGACACTTTACTGGGTAGTGTGTCAATCCCATGCCCTGTTGGAGAGTCCAACCAAAGTTCAGTCCTGAGACTACAGAGGAAAGACGTGACATCTGCAGGATACATCATGGTGGAGACGTCGAGCAGCTCAGACTTGACTTCACTCTGACTCTTTCATGTCTTGTTCTCGTCTTTTTATCTTACCACCTACTTTTTCGCTCTAGCTTTGTCTTCCTCTCCCCCTCTTTCCTGTTCTACAATACTATCAATCAGCACTTCCTTTCCATTTCTCAGTACCTTTTTTCTACTGCATCTGAAGATGAAGAGACTGTTCCTTATAGTCCTCTACTTCATAGGTGGAGCAGGTTCAGGTAAGAAATTGTTGAAATGTTctcatgtgttattttgtattattttatacCTCACTCAGTTCAGTAGACTAGATACCATACCTAGTGATGTCACTCTCATAAAGGCGGCCATATCTGGAGGTATGTGCAGTCTTTTTTTGGACCCCTAGTCTGCTGATGGTGCAGCAGGGGTTCAACATATGGGGAATTAGCAGTTGTATAGCTAGGGGGTTTATGATTTACCTGGTGTTTGAGGAGATCTCAGCCTCGTATGAGGATCACAGCTCTAAAAATGGCCCATAATGGTTGGGTGGCCAAGTACAATTTGTGGATTTAGACCCAGGAGCTTTACGTTATACCTCTAAATTGTAGGAATGAACTTGCAGAAAAATATTTTATGTCTTCATACCTCCCTAAACAAGGCATGGTTCTTGGCCGGGGCAGATGTTCAACTCTGCAGCTTGCTTTATCTGTTGTGAGTTTATTCTCGATTTGCAGCAATGACTTTGGTGTACATTACATTGCCAGCCACAGTATATCACCCCAATGTAAGccatgacaccccccccccctaagtCAGCCACAGTTACTACAAAGCCAGCTTCATTGATCCTCCACCATTTTAGCCAGCTTGAGCCAAAAATATAACCCTAAACCCACATATCCAGCATTATATCCCTAAGTGCCAGCCACAGTTGCTATATTCCCAGCTAAATTGCTTCTTTATTGTCAACCAAAATAAGCCCTAAGTATAAATATATAACCACCTTCTTTATTCTTTGACCAGCACAACAATCATCCCTTCTTGATCTATACTTCACCAAAAGACCACCTGATTCGTACCTAGTATTCTGCACCCCTCAGATCCCAGAGGAATGGGTGACCCAACTGCACTGGAAGGAAGAACATGCCAACGGAACGTACAGTGTCATGGCTGTGCTAAACCCACACTGGGGAAATTACACCAAATTTCCTTATCAGGAGGCGGTGAAGTTACATATAAAGGATGGCAAAACCTACATGATGGAGATAATAGCCCTGGAGATATATGTCTGCTGTGAAGTTGTCACATTCCCATCTGGGAGTATTCTGGAAAACTGCATAACCCTAGAGGAAAACACAGGTAAGATGATAAGGATTGTCTCTCTAAGGTAGTGCATCATCTAGCGATAGGAAACTGATCTCataccaagaatataactactataatactgcctcctatgtacaagaatataactattataatactgctcctatgtacaagtatataactactataatactgctcctatgtacaagaatataactactataatactgctcctatgtacaagaatataactactataatactgcttactatgtacaagaatataactactataatactgctcctatgtacacgaatataactactataatactgctcctatgtacaagaatataactactataatactgcttctatgtacaagaatataactactataataccgctcctatgtacaagaatataactactataatactgctcctatgtacaagaatataactactataatactgcctcctatgtacaagaatataactactataatactgctcctatgtacaagaatataactactataatactgcctcctatgtacaagaatataactattataatactgctcctatgtacaagaatataactactataatactgcctcctatgtacaagaatataactactataatattgctcctatgtacaagaatataactactataatactgcctcctatgtacaagaatataactactataatactgctcctatgtacaagaatatatctactataatactgcctcctatgtacaagaatataactactataatattgctcctatgtacaagaatataactactataatactgcctcctatgtacaagaatataactactataatactgcctcctatgtacaagaatataactactataatactgcctcctatgtacaagaatataactactataatactgcccctatgtacaagaatataactactataatactgcctcctaagta
The Bufo gargarizans isolate SCDJY-AF-19 chromosome 2, ASM1485885v1, whole genome shotgun sequence genome window above contains:
- the LOC122927237 gene encoding calpain-5-like, translated to MVVHFQDQHYDHLKKQCRQRGRPFEDPSFPASDHSLYYSRSPPRVVEWKRPQELVQSPRLFSDGGISPRDLQQGSLGNCWFVAAVSCLAGDPSIWKKVIPSPEEQDWPNSGGSSPHCGIFRFRFWRFGRWVEVVTDDRLPTSGGELIFCRPGQKGNVFWCSLLEKAYAKLIGNYEALDGGSTAEALIDFTGGVSETISLCEGNYGSDEEKKKLFKSLMKAYSRASLICAAIRPSSSQAFEEVLSSGLVTGHAYSVTAIRNINLHSGLLSLFRTHKLRLIRLRNPWGSGEWKGAWSDESDEWKKVSRREREKLGVTVNDDGEFWMSWVDFCSHFTDITLCRRVNTHLLSTQKTWKEESAFSAWKQHSDPLRDRSGGCPNYKDTYLHNPQFCFDVTLDQDNVLISLEQEDRRTQRTAGGGENLPIGFFLFKVEMNRKYRLHVTPQKVTSSTYINSRSVLVHTELPQGRYVILPTTFHPGVTGSFFLRVYTDCASHLRELKQDAPQPSCMSFLVGTPRVVTTITVHAASGLSMPGNSRDPAVYAKVHCEGKKVTSRTVKGQNPEFDLKAVFYRKHEKRPIIVQVWLSRWTRDTLLGSVSIPCPVGESNQSSVLRLQRKDVTSAGYIMVETSSSSDLTSL